CCCGCGGGACGCCCGGCTCGCGGACGAGAGCGCCATCCACCTTGGCACGAGCGAGCTGCATCGGCTCGGGCCGACCGAGATGCGCGAGGTGCGCGGCCGGCGCATCGGCTACGTCTTCCAGGAGCCCGCCCTCGCGCTCGACCCGGCCATGCCGGTCGGCGACCAGGTCGCGGAGCCCGCGATCGTGCACGGCGCGCGGCCGCACGACGCGATGCAGAAGGCGATCGCGATGCTCGATCGCGTGGGCTTCGCCGATGCGCGCCGCGCCGCGCGCCGCTTCCCGCACGAGCTCTCAGGCGGCATGCGCCAGCGCGCCGTCATCGCGTCGGCCATGATGCTCTCGCCCGAGCTGCTCATCGCCGACGAGCCCACCACCGCGCTCGACCCGACGATCCAGGCCCAGGTGCTCGACCTCATCGATCGCCTGCGCGAGGAGTCGGGGACCGCGCTGCTGCTCATCTCGCACGACCTCGCGACCGTCTCCGAACGGTGCGAACGCGTGCTCACGCTCGACCGCGGCCAACTCGTCGACGACTCGATCGCGCGCGAGGCCCTCAAGCGCTGGCGCGCCTCGCGCCCGGCCGCGCCGGCGCGACCGGCGGTGCCGCCGACGCCCGCGCCGCCGCTGCTCGAGGTGCGCGACCTCTCCGTCACGTACGACGCGAGCGCGCTCTTCCCCTTCAACGCGACCCTGCCCCGACGCGTCGCTGCCGTCGCCGGCATCGACCTCACCCTCGGGCGCGGGGAGGTCGTCGCGCTCGTCGGCGAGTCGGGGTGCGGCAAGTCGAGCACCGCGCACGCGGTGCTGCGCCTCGTGGCGGCCGACGGCGGCACCGTCCGCTTCGACGGCATCGACCTCCGGGCGCTCGGGCGCGAGCCGTTGCGCCGCCTGCGGCGCCGGATGCAGCTGGTCGCACAGGACGCGGGGGCGTCGCTCACGCCGCACCTGTCGGCGGAGACGATCGTCGCCGAGGGGTTGGAGGTCCACGGACTCGCCGAGGGCACGGAGGCGCGACGTCGCGCACGCGCGCTCCTCACCGAGCTCGGGCTCGCCGCCCGCGTGGCCGATGCGACGCCGCGCGAACTCTCGAGCGGCGAGCGCCAGCGCGTCGCACTCGCGCGCGCCCTCGCGCCCGATCCCGACCTGCTCGTGTGCGACGAGCCCTTCGCGTCGATCGACGAGACCTCCCGCACGCAGGTCCTCGCCGCGCTCGAATCGCGGCGCGTCAGCCGCGGACTCGCCGTCCTCCTCGTCTCGCACGACCTGGAGATCGTCCGCCGACTGGCGTCGCGCGTCCTCGTGATGTATCTCGGCAGGGTCGTGGAGTGGTCGGAGGGCGAGGTCGCCCTCGCCGCGCCCCGCATGCCGTACACGCAGGCGCTCGTCGCGGCGATCCCCACCGGAGAGCCGTCCGCGCGCCTCCGCCGCGCGCTGTTGCGTGGCGAGCCGCCCATCTTCGCTCCCCCGCACGCCGGCTGTCCGTTCCATCCGCGCTGTCCCCATCCGTTGAAGGACGACCGGTGCACGAGCGAGCGTCCGTCGCTCCGGCCGCTCTCGCCTGACCAGCCCGACCATCGCGCTGCCTGTTGGAAGGCCACTCTCCCCCCGAGCTCATGACCCCGTCCAGTCCCTCCCCCGCGAAGCCGGTCAGTGCCGACCTGGCACCGTTCGTCAACGACAAGCGCTTCTTCGGCCACCCCCTCGGACTCTCGACGCTCTTCGCGACCGAGATGTGGGAGCGATTCTCGTTCTACGGCCTGCGGCCGCTGCTCATCCTGTTCATGTCGGCCGCGCTGGCCGAGGGCGGCTTCGGCTTCGACCGCACCGATGCGGCGACGATCGTCGGCATCTACGCGGCCTCGGTCTACCTCGCCTCGCTCCCCGGCGGCTGGATCGCCGATCGCCTCCTCGGTCTCAGGCGCGCCATCCTCCTCGGCGCGATGCTCATCACCAGCGGCCACCTCTCCATCGGCCTCTCGGGCGTCGCCGGCGCCGGCGCCGGGAAGATCTTCTTCTTCCTCGGCCTCATCCTGATCGTCCTCGGCACCGGCCTCCTCAAGCCGAACATCTCGGCGATCGTGGGGGACCTGTATCCCGAGGGGGGCGCCCGACGCGACGCCGGCTTCTCGATCTTCTACATGGGCATCAACACCGGCGCGTTCGTCGGGCAGCTCGTCACCGGCTGGCTCGGCGAGCGCGTGAGCTGGCACTACGGCTTCGGCGCCGCCGGCGTGGGCATGCTCGCGGGCCTGCTCTGGTTCTGGCTCCGCCAGCAGGCGACGCTCGGCCCCATCGGCAAGGATATCGTGCGCGACCCCGATCCCGCGGTGCAGGCGCGACGCGAGTCCACCGTGCGGAACTGGGCGCTCGGCGGGCTCGCGACGCTCGGCGCCGTCTTCGCCGCGGCAGCGGCCGGGCTCGTCACGCTCTCGCCGCAGGCGATCGGCCAGTCGATGACCGTCGTGCTCGTCGGGGTGGCCGTCGCCTACTTCAGTTACATCTTCATCTTCGGCGGCCTCGATGGCGACGAGAAGAAGCGCGTCGCGGTCATCTTCGTGCTGTTCGTCTTCGCCGCGATCTTCTGGGCCGCCTTCGAGCAGGCCCCCACCTCGCTCAACCTCTTCGCCAACGACTTCACCGATCGCTCGCTGTTCGGGTGGGAGGTCCCGGCGACCTGGTTCCAGTCGATCAACTCGGCGTTCATCATCCTCTTCGCGCCGGTCTTCGCCGCCGTCTGGGTGTGGATGGCGAAGTCGGGGATCGAGCTGTCGAGCCCCGCGAAGTTCACGCTCGGGCTCGCCGTGACCACCGTCGGCTTCGCGATCATGATCAGCGCGGCGAACGCGGTCGTCGCCAGTGGCGGCACGGTGAAGGTCTCGCCCTGGTTCCTCATCGTCTCCTACCTGCTGCAGACCTTCGGCGAGCTCTGCATTAGTCCGGTCGGCCTCTCGTCGATGACGAAGCTCGCGCCGCGCGCCTACGTCGGGCAGATGATGGGCATCTGGTTCCTCGCGACGTCGGTCGGGAACCTCGTCGCCGGGCTCGTCGGGGGGCACGTCGACCCCACCAAGCTGGAGCAGACGCCGCTCGTCTTCACCGGCACGACGATCGCGCTGCTCGCCTCGACGCTCATCCTCGCGGCGATGATCGTCCCCATCCGCCGGATGATGGCCAACGTGCGCTAGCGCTCGGCGCGGGACGGCGGGACGGGATGGGGCGCGAGTCTACTCGCGCCCCATCTTCTTCTTGAGGGCCTCGAGCGCCGCGTCCGCACCGGCCTCGCGATCGGCCCGCTGCCGCGCACGACCGAGCGCATCGAGCTCTGAGTTGAGCGGCGCGTCGTTGCGCAGGCCGAGCTCCGCATCGGACACGCCCCCCGCGCCCCCCATCATCCGGTCGTGCGCGCCCGCGGCCATCCCGCCGCCCACGCCGCGATCGGCCCGCTTGAGCTGCGCGAGCATCTCGTCGTAATCGCGTTCCACCAGGCCGAGCTCGGCCAGTTGCACGTCGAGCTTCCGCTCGAGCACCCCGAGCCGCTCCTGATGCTGCGCCCCGTACTTCTCGGCGATCGCCGCCGTCTCGGCGTCGTTGATCCCTTCGGCGAGCGTCCGGCGACGGGACGCCGTCTCGAACTGCTCCCGCTCCACCTCCACGCGACGCTTCGTGAGTTCGACGCCCTCCTTGAGGTCGTCGAGGCCCATCTTCGCCTGGACCAGCGCACGCTTCATGTCGGCGATGACGGCACGCCGGTCGGCGGGGGCGACGCGACCGCCGAGGAGGTCGCCGATCGTCGCGCGAAGGGATTCGAACACCTGTGGCGGGCTCCGGTGCGGGTTCGCCCGGAAACTACTCGGCGTGCCGCCAGCGCGCCTCGTCGCGCACCTGCCGCAGCAGCCGGTCAGGCGAGTGATGGCGCGGGAAGAGCAGCGCATCGCTGATCCGGTTGAGCGCCAGGCGCAGGACGGGGAAGCGCGCCGACATCGCCGCGAAGAGCAGCGCGAGCCCGTGCTCGTTCGCCAGCCGGTGGCGCGACGCGAGCTGGAATCCGCGCTGGCCCATCTGCTCGAAGTAGCCCAGCCCCGGCGCGCCGCGCCGGTGCCGCCGATGCTCGATGTGATCCGGGAACATGCCGCTCATCCAGAGCGCATAGTTGCCGAGGTGGGCCTGCACCAGGAACGCGCGTCGCGGGTCGGGGCCGGCGGCGGCGTCGGCGAGCCCCACGAGCGTGTCGAACCGCTCGTCGTCCGCGTCGGCGACCTTGTGCGCGCGGTCGCGCAGGCCGAAGTGCAACAGCACCGACGCGGCGTAGTCGGCGAGCACGCGATCGCGCACTCCGCTGGCGACCAGCGCTTGCCGCACCACGACGTACGCGAGGAGCGGCAGAGAGGCGTGGGCGCCGCGCGGGGTCTCGAGCAACGAGGAGAGGAGCGCCGGATCGTCGAGCAACGCATCGAGCCCCTGCTCGCGCAGGGCGGTCTCGCCGCGGTCGCGTGCCTCGGCGCCCTGCTGGGCGAGCAGGGCCAGCGCGAGCGCGGCATCGTCACGGGTCAGGCGGGAGCGGACGTCGGCCAGGATCATCGCGGCTTCCTCCAGTCGGTCGTCTCAACGTTATTACGCACGTGCCTTCCCTTCGTCACCCATGAGTCTCGGCCGGGTTCCGTCACTTCGCGTCCTCCACGTGGATGCGGCGCGCGATTGGCGTGGCGGCGAGCGGCAACTGCTGCTCCTCGTGCAGGGCCTCCGGGCGCGCGGCGTCGAGCCGCTCGTCGCCGCGCGACCCGCCTCCCCGCTGCTCCAGCGACTGAAGACCGAGGGCATCGCGACCGCGGCGCTGAACATGCGGTCCGACCTCGACCTCCTCGCCGTTCGGCGCCTCCGTCGCCTCATCGCGACCTGGCGTCCTGCCGTCGTGCATGCGCACGACGGACGGAGCCAGGTCCTGGCGCTCGGCGCCCTCGTCGGACGCCGCGGCCGAATCCCGCTCGTCGTGACGCGCCGGTCGGCCGCGGTCCCGCGCGGACCCCTGCGATTCGGCCCGCGCGTCGCCCGATTCATCGCGATCTCCGAGGCGGTACGCGAGGCATTGCGTGCCGGTGGCGTTGCCGACGCGCGCATCAGCGTCGCCTACCCCGGTGTCGCGGCGCGCGCTCCCGAGCGCCCGCGCGATTGGCGGGCGGAGTGCGGCTGGCCGGCGGGGACGGTCGTCGTCGGCATCGTCGGCCCGTTCGCCGCCGAGGCCGAGCTCGCGCGGCTGGAGTCGCTGCTCGCGGCCTTCCCCACCGAGGTCACCCGCCAGCTCGGGCTCGTCCTGCTCGGCGGCCACGCCACCGGGCGCGGAACGGTCGGCGATGTCCGGAGCTTCCGCGCGGGCTTCGTCCACGACGTCCCGCACGCCCTCGCGGGGCTCGACCTCCTCCTGCATCCGGGCGGCGCCGAGGGCCTCGGCACCGCGGTCGTCGAGGCGATGGCCCTCGGCGTCCCGAGCATCGCCTTCGCGGCCGGTGGGCTCGCGGAGATCGTCGCGGATGGGGTCGATGGCGCCCTCGTCGCCCCCGGCGACACGGCCGGCTTCGCCCGCGCCACCGCGCGACTGGTCACCGACGCGGAGGCCCGGCTGCGGCTCGGCGCCGCCGCCCCCGAGCAGGCGAAGCGCTTCTCCCCCGACCGCATGGTGGGAGCCGTGCTCGACGTCTACCGTGACGTACTGGAGCGTTCCGGGGTCTGACGGGATATATCGGTGTGGTCCCTCGTCTCGCCCCCGTCTAGCTTTCCTCCGTGCTCTATATCTGCATCCCGACCTTTGATGAGGCGCCGACCGTGGGCGTGCTCCTCTGGCGCATCCGCAAGGTGTTCCAGGAGTACGCGCGCGAGTACGAGATCCTCGTGTACGACGACGCCAGCACCGACGCCACGCGCGACGTGCTCGAGCCCTACGCCAAGGCGCTCCCCCTCACCGTGATCGGAGGGAAGGAGCGCGTCGGCTACGCGCGAGCCGTCGAGGCCCTACTCCGCGAGGCCTCCCAGCGCACCAAGTATCCGCGCCGTGACGCGGTGATCCTCCTCCAGGCGGACTTCACCGACCAGCCCGAAGGGATCCCCGAGCTCGTGAAGCGCTTCGAAGGTGGCGCGGACGTGGTGGTCGCCGAACGCGTGGTGCCCGACGGGGCGCCGGAGACCATCCGCAAGCTGCACAAGCTCGCGGGGTGGTTGCCCAAGGTCTGGCCCATCCGGAAGGCGGTCACCGTCCCCGGCGTCTCGGACCCGTTCGGCTCGTTCCGCCTGCTCCGCATCACCGTCGTGCGCGACCTGCTCAAGGCGTCCGGCGACGGACCGGTCACGCGTGCCGAGGCGCCTTGGCAGGCGAACCTGGAGTTCCTGCAGGCGGCGGCCGCGCAGGCGCGGCGGCTGGAGAACGTCTCCTTGCCGCAGCGCTTCGACGTCCGCGTGCGCGACACGCGACGCGACGCATGGCCGGATGCCTGGGCCCTCCTGCGCGCCGGGTGGGCCGCGCGTGGTCGCGCCGGGGCCCGCCCCGCGACGTGATCCGCTCCGTGGCGCACCTCCTTGCGACCGCCGCGCTGACGGGGGCGCTCGCGCTCCCCGCCGACGCGCAGGTCGCCTCGAACGGGCGGGCGCCGGCGCCGGTCCCGTTCCAGGCGGGGGAGAACCTCACGTACGACGTGCGCTTCGGTGCCATCAAGGTCGGGACCGGCCGGATGCGCGTGGTCGGGATCGAGAACATCCGCAGTCGCCCCGCGTGGCACGTGCTCTTCACGCTCTCCGGCGGCACGTTCTTCTACCAGGTGGACGACGTCTACGAGAGCTGGATGGACGTCATGACGCTCAACTCGCTCCGCTACGTCCAGAACCAGGACCAGGGCCAGCGGGAGCGGAAGCGCACCTTCGAGATCTTCCCCGAGCGCGCGGTCTACAACGAGGTCTTCAAGAAGAACCGCGAGATGCCCTCGGTCGCGAACCCGCTCGACGACGGGTCGTTCCTGTTCTACATCCGCACCGTCCCGCTCGAAGTGGGGCGGACGTACGAGTTCAATCGCTATTTCAAGCCCGACCGCAATCCCGTGGTGATCCGCGTGCTCCGCAAGGAACGCGTGCGCGTCCCCGCCGGGACCTTCGACGCGATCGTCCTGCAGCCGATCATCAAGACTTCGGGCATCTTCTCCGAGGGCGGCCAAGCCGAGATCTGGCTCACCGACGACGACAAGCGGATGATGATCCAGATGCGTTCGCGCCTCTCGTTCGGGTCGCTCAACCTGTACCTGCGCTCGTACCGCTGGGCGGCCGACTCGACCG
This window of the Gemmatimonadota bacterium genome carries:
- a CDS encoding ABC transporter ATP-binding protein, with product MSLPHSAAWAADNALLRVSDLTVRSARAARPLVDGISFSIDTGRALGVVGRSGAGKSTLALAIAGLLPRDARLADESAIHLGTSELHRLGPTEMREVRGRRIGYVFQEPALALDPAMPVGDQVAEPAIVHGARPHDAMQKAIAMLDRVGFADARRAARRFPHELSGGMRQRAVIASAMMLSPELLIADEPTTALDPTIQAQVLDLIDRLREESGTALLLISHDLATVSERCERVLTLDRGQLVDDSIAREALKRWRASRPAAPARPAVPPTPAPPLLEVRDLSVTYDASALFPFNATLPRRVAAVAGIDLTLGRGEVVALVGESGCGKSSTAHAVLRLVAADGGTVRFDGIDLRALGREPLRRLRRRMQLVAQDAGASLTPHLSAETIVAEGLEVHGLAEGTEARRRARALLTELGLAARVADATPRELSSGERQRVALARALAPDPDLLVCDEPFASIDETSRTQVLAALESRRVSRGLAVLLVSHDLEIVRRLASRVLVMYLGRVVEWSEGEVALAAPRMPYTQALVAAIPTGEPSARLRRALLRGEPPIFAPPHAGCPFHPRCPHPLKDDRCTSERPSLRPLSPDQPDHRAACWKATLPPSS
- a CDS encoding peptide MFS transporter — its product is MTPSSPSPAKPVSADLAPFVNDKRFFGHPLGLSTLFATEMWERFSFYGLRPLLILFMSAALAEGGFGFDRTDAATIVGIYAASVYLASLPGGWIADRLLGLRRAILLGAMLITSGHLSIGLSGVAGAGAGKIFFFLGLILIVLGTGLLKPNISAIVGDLYPEGGARRDAGFSIFYMGINTGAFVGQLVTGWLGERVSWHYGFGAAGVGMLAGLLWFWLRQQATLGPIGKDIVRDPDPAVQARRESTVRNWALGGLATLGAVFAAAAAGLVTLSPQAIGQSMTVVLVGVAVAYFSYIFIFGGLDGDEKKRVAVIFVLFVFAAIFWAAFEQAPTSLNLFANDFTDRSLFGWEVPATWFQSINSAFIILFAPVFAAVWVWMAKSGIELSSPAKFTLGLAVTTVGFAIMISAANAVVASGGTVKVSPWFLIVSYLLQTFGELCISPVGLSSMTKLAPRAYVGQMMGIWFLATSVGNLVAGLVGGHVDPTKLEQTPLVFTGTTIALLASTLILAAMIVPIRRMMANVR
- a CDS encoding glycosyltransferase family 4 protein: MSLGRVPSLRVLHVDAARDWRGGERQLLLLVQGLRARGVEPLVAARPASPLLQRLKTEGIATAALNMRSDLDLLAVRRLRRLIATWRPAVVHAHDGRSQVLALGALVGRRGRIPLVVTRRSAAVPRGPLRFGPRVARFIAISEAVREALRAGGVADARISVAYPGVAARAPERPRDWRAECGWPAGTVVVGIVGPFAAEAELARLESLLAAFPTEVTRQLGLVLLGGHATGRGTVGDVRSFRAGFVHDVPHALAGLDLLLHPGGAEGLGTAVVEAMALGVPSIAFAAGGLAEIVADGVDGALVAPGDTAGFARATARLVTDAEARLRLGAAAPEQAKRFSPDRMVGAVLDVYRDVLERSGV
- a CDS encoding glycosyltransferase family 2 protein, with the translated sequence MLYICIPTFDEAPTVGVLLWRIRKVFQEYAREYEILVYDDASTDATRDVLEPYAKALPLTVIGGKERVGYARAVEALLREASQRTKYPRRDAVILLQADFTDQPEGIPELVKRFEGGADVVVAERVVPDGAPETIRKLHKLAGWLPKVWPIRKAVTVPGVSDPFGSFRLLRITVVRDLLKASGDGPVTRAEAPWQANLEFLQAAAAQARRLENVSLPQRFDVRVRDTRRDAWPDAWALLRAGWAARGRAGARPAT
- a CDS encoding DUF3108 domain-containing protein yields the protein MAHLLATAALTGALALPADAQVASNGRAPAPVPFQAGENLTYDVRFGAIKVGTGRMRVVGIENIRSRPAWHVLFTLSGGTFFYQVDDVYESWMDVMTLNSLRYVQNQDQGQRERKRTFEIFPERAVYNEVFKKNREMPSVANPLDDGSFLFYIRTVPLEVGRTYEFNRYFKPDRNPVVIRVLRKERVRVPAGTFDAIVLQPIIKTSGIFSEGGQAEIWLTDDDKRMMIQMRSRLSFGSLNLYLRSYRWAADSTASGDPDDTGSPR